One Streptomyces sp. ML-6 genomic region harbors:
- a CDS encoding proline--tRNA ligase has product MAQVQRMSRLMIKTLRDDPADAETLNHKLLVRAGYVRRTAAGIWTWLPLGKKVLENITRVVREEMDAIGGQEVLLPALLPKESYEASGRYDEYGDLLFRLRDRKGAEYLLGPTHEEIFTQVVKDQITSYKDLPVILYQIQTKYRDEARPRAGVLRGREFQMKDSYSFDTTDEGLAEAYGLHRAAYIRIFERLGLDYRVVSAVSGAMGGSASEEFLAPAPAGEDTFVDCPACDYAANTEAVTFEAAPADGSAHGPVEELDTPDTPTIETLAAHLGVPASATLKNLLVKIDGEIVAVGVPGDREVDLGKLGEHLAPAVVELVTAEDFDGRPDLVRGYVGPQGLDKVRYIADPRVAPGTAWITGANKDGVHAKNVVVGRDFEVDDYLDVVVVEAGDPCPKCGTGLKLDRAIEIGHIFQLGRKYADTFQLDVLGQNGKPVRVTMGSYGIGVSRAVAALAEQTADEQGLCWPREIAPADVHVVAAGKALQTELALDVAERLGAAGVRVMVDDRAGVSPGVKFTDAELIGVPKILVAGRRSAEGVLELKDRRTGEREELTVDEAIARLTTEG; this is encoded by the coding sequence ATGGCCCAGGTCCAGCGCATGTCCCGATTGATGATCAAGACACTGCGCGACGACCCGGCGGACGCCGAGACGCTCAACCACAAGCTGCTCGTCCGGGCCGGATACGTACGTCGCACCGCGGCCGGCATCTGGACCTGGCTGCCGCTGGGCAAGAAGGTCCTGGAGAACATCACCCGCGTCGTGCGCGAGGAGATGGACGCCATCGGCGGCCAGGAGGTCCTGCTGCCCGCACTGCTGCCCAAGGAGTCGTACGAGGCCAGCGGCCGCTACGACGAGTACGGCGACCTGCTCTTCCGGCTCCGCGACCGCAAGGGCGCCGAGTACCTCCTCGGCCCCACCCACGAGGAGATCTTCACCCAGGTCGTCAAGGATCAGATCACGTCCTACAAGGACCTGCCCGTGATCCTGTACCAGATCCAGACCAAGTACCGCGACGAGGCCCGCCCGCGCGCCGGTGTGCTGCGCGGCCGCGAGTTCCAGATGAAGGACTCGTACTCCTTCGACACCACGGACGAAGGGCTGGCCGAGGCGTACGGGCTGCACCGCGCCGCCTACATCCGGATCTTCGAACGGCTCGGCCTCGACTACCGCGTCGTCTCCGCCGTCTCCGGCGCCATGGGCGGCTCGGCCTCCGAGGAGTTCCTGGCCCCCGCCCCGGCCGGCGAGGACACCTTCGTCGACTGCCCCGCCTGCGACTACGCCGCCAACACCGAGGCGGTGACCTTCGAGGCCGCCCCGGCGGACGGTTCCGCGCACGGCCCCGTCGAGGAGCTGGACACCCCCGACACCCCGACCATCGAGACCCTCGCCGCGCACCTGGGCGTCCCCGCCTCCGCGACCCTGAAGAACCTGCTGGTCAAGATCGACGGCGAGATCGTCGCGGTGGGCGTGCCCGGCGACCGCGAGGTGGACCTCGGCAAGCTGGGCGAGCACCTGGCGCCCGCCGTCGTCGAGCTGGTCACCGCGGAGGACTTCGATGGCCGCCCCGACCTGGTGCGCGGCTACGTCGGCCCGCAGGGCCTGGACAAGGTCCGCTACATCGCCGACCCGCGCGTCGCCCCCGGCACCGCCTGGATCACCGGCGCCAACAAGGACGGGGTGCACGCGAAGAACGTCGTCGTCGGCCGCGACTTCGAGGTCGACGACTACCTCGACGTCGTCGTCGTCGAGGCGGGCGACCCCTGCCCCAAGTGCGGCACCGGCCTCAAGCTGGACCGCGCCATCGAGATCGGCCACATCTTCCAGCTGGGCCGCAAGTACGCGGACACCTTCCAGCTCGACGTGCTCGGCCAGAACGGCAAGCCGGTCCGGGTCACCATGGGCTCCTACGGCATCGGCGTCTCCCGCGCCGTCGCCGCGCTCGCCGAGCAGACCGCCGACGAGCAGGGGCTGTGCTGGCCCCGCGAGATCGCCCCGGCCGACGTCCACGTCGTCGCGGCGGGCAAGGCGCTCCAGACGGAGCTGGCCCTCGACGTCGCCGAGCGGCTCGGCGCCGCGGGCGTGCGGGTCATGGTCGACGACCGCGCGGGCGTCTCGCCCGGCGTGAAGTTCACCGACGCCGAACTGATCGGCGTCCCGAAGATCCTGGTCGCCGGCCGCCGCTCGGCCGAGGGCGTCCTGGAACTCAAGGACCGCCGCACCGGCGAGCGCGAGGAGCTCACGGTCGACGAGGCGATCGCCCGCCTCACCACCGAGGGCTGA
- the nusA gene encoding transcription termination factor NusA: protein MDIDVKLLKGLAQDKEIPFDVLVEAIESALLIAYHRTDGSHRRARVELDERGHVTVWAKEDPADLEPGQEPKEFDDTPSGFGRIAATTAKQVILQRLRDAEDDRTFGEYAGHEGDIVTGVVQQGKDPKNVLVDIGKLEAILPVQEQVPGEEYTHGMRLRTYVVRVAKGVRGPSVTLSRTHPNLVKKLFALEVPEIADGSVEICAIAREAGHRTKIAVRSTRSGLNAKGACIGPMGGRVRNVMSELHGEKIDIVDWSDDPAEMVANALSPARVSQVEVVDLGARSARVTVPDYQLSLAIGKEGQNARLAARLTGWRIDIRPDTETDAERDVADRERAERARERSERR, encoded by the coding sequence GTGGACATCGACGTGAAGCTCTTGAAGGGCTTGGCACAGGACAAGGAGATCCCCTTCGACGTGCTCGTCGAGGCGATCGAGTCGGCCCTCCTCATCGCCTACCACCGTACCGACGGAAGCCACCGCCGCGCGCGGGTGGAGCTCGACGAGCGCGGCCACGTGACGGTGTGGGCGAAGGAGGACCCGGCCGACCTGGAGCCGGGGCAGGAGCCCAAGGAGTTCGACGACACCCCGTCCGGCTTCGGCCGGATCGCCGCGACCACGGCCAAGCAGGTCATCCTGCAGCGGCTGCGCGACGCCGAGGACGACCGGACGTTCGGCGAGTACGCGGGCCACGAGGGCGACATCGTCACCGGCGTGGTCCAGCAGGGCAAGGACCCCAAGAACGTCCTGGTCGACATCGGCAAGCTGGAGGCCATCCTGCCGGTGCAGGAGCAGGTGCCGGGCGAGGAGTACACCCACGGCATGCGACTGCGCACGTACGTGGTGCGCGTCGCCAAGGGTGTGCGCGGCCCGTCCGTCACGCTGTCGCGGACCCACCCCAACCTGGTGAAGAAGCTCTTCGCGCTGGAGGTCCCGGAGATCGCGGACGGTTCCGTGGAGATCTGCGCGATCGCCCGGGAGGCCGGCCACCGCACCAAGATCGCGGTCCGTTCGACCCGCTCCGGACTGAACGCCAAGGGCGCCTGCATCGGGCCGATGGGCGGCCGGGTGCGCAACGTGATGTCCGAGCTGCACGGCGAGAAGATCGACATCGTGGACTGGTCGGACGACCCGGCCGAGATGGTCGCCAACGCGCTGTCGCCCGCACGGGTGAGCCAGGTCGAGGTCGTGGATCTCGGCGCCCGGTCCGCCCGCGTCACCGTCCCGGACTACCAGCTCTCACTCGCGATCGGCAAGGAGGGGCAGAACGCCCGCCTCGCCGCCCGCCTCACCGGCTGGCGCATCGACATCCGCCCGGACACCGAGACCGACGCCGAGCGCGACGTCGCCGACCGGGAGCGCGCGGAGCGCGCCCGCGAGCGGTCCGAGCGGCGCTGA
- the ispG gene encoding flavodoxin-dependent (E)-4-hydroxy-3-methylbut-2-enyl-diphosphate synthase, whose translation MTAISLGIPSVPTKLADRRVSRKIQVGSVAVGGDAPVSVQSMTTTRTSDVGATLQQIAELTASGCQIVRVACPTQDDADALATIARKSQIPVIADIHFQPKYVFAAIDAGCAAVRVNPGNIKQFDDKVKEIARAAGEAGTPIRIGVNAGSLDARLLAKYGKATPEALVESALWEASLFEEHGFRDIKISVKHNDPVVMVNAYRQLAARCDYPLHLGVTEAGPAFQGTIKSAVAFGALLSEGIGDTIRVSLSAPPAEEVKVGIQILESLNLRQRRLEIVSCPSCGRAQVDVYKLADQVTAGLEGMEVPLRVAVMGCVVNGPGEAREADLGVASGNGKGQIFVKGEVIKTVPESKIVETLIEEALKIAEQMEKDGIASGEPEVSVS comes from the coding sequence ATGACTGCGATTTCTCTCGGAATTCCGTCCGTTCCGACCAAGCTCGCCGACCGGAGGGTCAGCCGCAAGATCCAGGTCGGGTCGGTTGCGGTGGGCGGGGACGCGCCGGTGTCGGTGCAGTCGATGACCACGACGCGCACCTCCGACGTCGGTGCGACGCTGCAGCAGATCGCGGAGCTGACGGCGTCGGGCTGTCAGATCGTGCGGGTGGCGTGTCCGACGCAGGACGACGCGGACGCGCTGGCGACGATCGCGAGGAAGTCGCAGATCCCGGTGATCGCGGACATCCACTTCCAGCCGAAGTACGTCTTCGCGGCGATCGACGCGGGCTGCGCGGCGGTGCGGGTGAACCCCGGGAACATCAAGCAGTTCGACGACAAGGTCAAGGAGATCGCGCGGGCGGCCGGGGAGGCCGGCACGCCGATCCGGATCGGCGTCAACGCGGGCTCGCTGGACGCGCGGCTGCTGGCGAAGTACGGCAAGGCGACCCCCGAGGCGCTGGTGGAGTCGGCGCTGTGGGAGGCGTCGCTGTTCGAGGAGCACGGCTTCCGCGACATCAAGATCTCCGTCAAGCACAACGACCCGGTCGTGATGGTCAACGCCTACCGGCAGCTCGCCGCCCGCTGCGACTACCCCCTGCACCTGGGCGTGACGGAGGCCGGGCCGGCCTTCCAGGGCACGATCAAGTCGGCGGTGGCCTTCGGCGCGCTGCTGTCGGAGGGCATCGGGGACACCATCCGGGTCTCGCTGTCCGCCCCGCCGGCCGAGGAGGTCAAGGTCGGCATCCAGATCCTGGAATCGCTGAACCTGCGCCAGCGGCGGCTGGAGATCGTCTCGTGCCCGTCGTGCGGGCGGGCCCAGGTGGACGTGTACAAGCTGGCCGACCAGGTGACGGCGGGTCTGGAGGGCATGGAGGTCCCGCTGCGGGTGGCCGTGATGGGCTGCGTCGTCAACGGTCCGGGCGAGGCCCGCGAGGCGGACCTCGGGGTGGCCTCGGGCAACGGCAAGGGACAGATCTTCGTGAAGGGCGAGGTCATCAAGACCGTGCCCGAGTCGAAGATCGTCGAGACACTGATCGAAGAAGCCCTGAAGATCGCCGAACAGATGGAGAAGGACGGCATCGCCTCGGGCGAGCCCGAGGTCTCCGTCAGCTGA
- a CDS encoding aminoglycoside phosphotransferase family protein: protein MGFEPPQRLVRALGESCGEAAAADWLARLPALIEEALSSTGRRVTVERVAAPGGRSSLVLLVTCSDGTPAALKLAPAGAAPGPERAALAHWNGWGAVRLLGDGPGALLLERLHPEVSLRSLPEAKALLEAAGTVRRLWVEPPAGHGFETVAERTGRRVGPMRAAAAADPALEPMVSAALAARAELVAHSPELLLLHGNFRQSKVLAGERVPWLTVGPEPLVGERAYDLARLVRDRVEDLIASSGGAVTARRRVRRLADSLDVDQERLHAWTLFRAVESGTRAMAAGRRQEGELTLEFASWL, encoded by the coding sequence ATGGGTTTTGAACCGCCGCAGCGTCTGGTGCGAGCGCTGGGCGAGTCGTGCGGGGAAGCAGCCGCCGCCGACTGGCTCGCACGGCTTCCCGCGCTGATCGAGGAGGCGCTGTCCTCCACCGGGCGGCGGGTGACCGTGGAGCGGGTCGCCGCCCCGGGGGGCCGCAGCAGTCTGGTGCTGCTGGTGACGTGCTCCGACGGCACCCCGGCCGCGTTGAAGCTGGCCCCGGCCGGGGCCGCGCCCGGCCCCGAGCGGGCGGCGCTGGCCCACTGGAACGGCTGGGGCGCGGTGCGGCTGCTCGGTGACGGGCCCGGCGCGCTCCTGCTGGAGCGGCTGCACCCCGAGGTGTCGCTGCGTTCGCTGCCGGAGGCCAAGGCGCTGCTGGAGGCGGCGGGCACGGTGCGCCGGCTGTGGGTCGAGCCGCCGGCCGGGCACGGCTTCGAGACGGTCGCCGAACGGACCGGTCGCCGGGTCGGGCCGATGCGCGCCGCCGCGGCTGCCGATCCCGCCCTGGAGCCGATGGTCTCCGCGGCGCTCGCGGCCCGTGCGGAGCTGGTCGCCCACTCCCCCGAACTCCTGCTGCTGCACGGCAACTTCCGCCAGAGCAAGGTGCTCGCCGGGGAACGGGTGCCCTGGCTGACGGTCGGTCCCGAGCCGCTGGTCGGTGAGCGGGCCTACGACCTGGCGCGCCTGGTGCGCGACCGGGTCGAGGACCTGATCGCGTCCTCCGGCGGTGCGGTGACGGCCCGCCGGCGGGTGCGCAGGCTCGCCGACTCGCTGGACGTGGACCAGGAGCGGCTGCACGCCTGGACGCTGTTCCGCGCGGTGGAGTCGGGAACCCGGGCGATGGCCGCGGGCCGCCGCCAGGAGGGCGAACTGACCCTGGAGTTCGCGAGCTGGCTGTAG
- a CDS encoding GNAT family N-acetyltransferase, with protein MAAVPGGAPRIPSVRIGPIDLAARVDEALAVQAVAFGLGPEEVEVRRHIVLRHLDHPEARALGATTPGDRLVGFVYGMPNERGQWWSTVVEPYLRATGSAHWLDDSFVITELHVLPEFQNLGIGRTLITTITDAVDQPRSILSAIDTESPARSLYRSLGYQDLARQVLFPSAPKPYAVMGAPLPLRRAH; from the coding sequence ATGGCAGCAGTCCCCGGGGGCGCCCCCCGCATTCCCAGCGTCCGGATCGGGCCGATCGATCTCGCCGCGCGCGTGGACGAGGCGCTCGCCGTGCAGGCCGTCGCCTTCGGACTGGGCCCGGAAGAGGTCGAGGTACGACGCCACATCGTCCTCAGGCACCTCGACCACCCCGAGGCCCGCGCCCTCGGCGCCACCACCCCCGGCGACCGGCTCGTCGGCTTCGTCTACGGCATGCCCAACGAGCGCGGCCAGTGGTGGTCCACCGTCGTCGAGCCCTACCTCCGCGCCACCGGCTCCGCGCACTGGCTCGACGACTCCTTCGTCATCACCGAACTGCACGTCCTGCCGGAGTTCCAGAACCTCGGCATCGGCCGCACGCTGATCACCACCATCACGGACGCCGTCGACCAGCCCCGATCCATCCTCTCCGCGATCGACACGGAGAGCCCGGCCCGCAGCCTGTACCGCAGTCTCGGCTACCAGGACCTGGCCCGGCAGGTGCTCTTTCCCAGCGCTCCCAAGCCGTACGCGGTGATGGGAGCCCCGCTCCCGCTGCGCCGTGCACACTGA
- a CDS encoding GNAT family N-acetyltransferase — protein MLTQTTTRVLEPSDLGAALAVLESEPVANAFVTSRVQIAGLDPWRLGGEMWGWYADGQLRSLCYSGANLVPICAGPEAVRAFADRARRAGRRCSSIVGPAEPTAQLWRLLEPGWGPAREVRANQPLMVTESPSTEVAPDPLVRRIRKDEMDVLMPACIAMFTEEVGISPLAGDGGLLYQARVAELIGSGRSFARIEDGKVVFKAEIGAATPQACQIQGVWVAPEHRGKGLSETGMAAVLRYALADVAPVVSLYVNDYNTPARRAYAKVGFRETGAFMSVLF, from the coding sequence GTGTTGACGCAGACCACCACCCGGGTCCTCGAACCCAGCGACCTCGGTGCCGCTCTGGCCGTCCTGGAGAGCGAGCCCGTCGCCAACGCCTTCGTGACGTCCCGGGTCCAGATCGCGGGTCTCGACCCCTGGCGCCTGGGCGGCGAGATGTGGGGCTGGTACGCCGACGGACAGCTGCGCTCGCTCTGCTACTCGGGCGCCAACCTCGTCCCCATCTGCGCCGGACCCGAGGCCGTCCGGGCCTTCGCCGACCGGGCCCGCCGGGCCGGCCGCCGCTGCTCCTCCATCGTCGGCCCCGCGGAACCCACCGCCCAGCTGTGGCGGTTGCTCGAACCCGGCTGGGGCCCGGCCCGCGAGGTCCGCGCCAACCAGCCGCTGATGGTCACCGAGAGCCCCTCCACCGAGGTCGCCCCCGACCCCCTCGTCCGCCGCATCCGCAAGGACGAGATGGACGTCCTGATGCCCGCCTGCATCGCGATGTTCACCGAGGAGGTCGGCATCTCCCCGCTCGCGGGCGACGGCGGACTCCTCTACCAGGCACGCGTCGCCGAACTCATCGGCTCCGGACGCTCCTTCGCCCGCATCGAGGACGGCAAGGTCGTCTTCAAGGCCGAGATCGGCGCGGCCACCCCGCAGGCCTGCCAGATCCAGGGCGTCTGGGTCGCCCCCGAACACCGCGGCAAGGGCCTCTCCGAAACCGGCATGGCGGCCGTCCTGCGCTACGCCCTGGCCGACGTCGCCCCCGTCGTCAGCCTCTACGTGAACGACTACAACACCCCCGCCCGCCGCGCGTACGCCAAGGTCGGCTTCCGCGAGACCGGCGCGTTCATGAGCGTGCTGTTCTGA
- a CDS encoding ferritin-like domain-containing protein: MSAGELKAVQAALAAEHAAVYGYGVVGARVDGKRRAEARSAHHAHRARRDVLARTVRDLGGEPVAARAAYALPFTVADPAAAVRLAALLEDRVANVYSDLVRAAEGPLRREAADALREAAVRAVRWRGSGVPFPGLAERAAGRTTAAGAGAKTADGEGAAPAR, translated from the coding sequence ATGAGCGCCGGAGAGCTGAAGGCCGTACAGGCGGCCCTGGCCGCCGAACACGCGGCGGTGTACGGGTACGGGGTGGTCGGCGCCCGGGTCGACGGGAAGCGCCGGGCCGAGGCCCGCTCGGCCCACCACGCGCACCGGGCCCGGCGCGACGTGCTGGCCCGGACCGTGCGCGACCTGGGCGGCGAGCCGGTGGCGGCGCGGGCCGCGTACGCCCTGCCGTTCACGGTCGCGGACCCGGCCGCTGCGGTGCGGCTGGCGGCCCTGCTGGAGGACCGGGTCGCGAACGTGTACTCCGACCTGGTGCGGGCCGCCGAGGGGCCGCTCAGGCGGGAGGCCGCCGACGCGCTGCGGGAGGCCGCGGTGCGCGCGGTCCGCTGGCGGGGCAGCGGCGTACCCTTTCCCGGTCTCGCCGAGCGGGCCGCCGGGAGGACCACCGCGGCGGGGGCCGGTGCGAAGACCGCCGACGGGGAGGGGGCCGCCCCGGCGCGCTGA
- the rimP gene encoding ribosome maturation factor RimP: MSTTQSERLRGLLEPLVSAEQLDLEEIEISRAGRRRVLRIIVDSDEGVELDACAELSRAISEKLDETDAMGDGEYVLEVSSPGADRPLTEHRHYVRATGRLAKLHLREGGELVARILAVDEEGLDLEVPGVKGRRPTSRRVAFDEIAKARVEIEFSRKDKKEEEA; encoded by the coding sequence ATGAGCACCACCCAGAGCGAGAGGCTGCGCGGACTGCTCGAACCGCTCGTCAGCGCCGAGCAGCTGGATCTCGAGGAGATCGAGATTTCCCGGGCCGGCCGCCGCCGGGTGCTGCGGATCATCGTGGATTCCGACGAGGGCGTGGAGCTGGACGCCTGCGCCGAGCTGAGCCGCGCGATCTCCGAGAAGCTCGACGAGACCGACGCGATGGGCGACGGCGAGTACGTCCTCGAAGTCAGTTCCCCCGGTGCCGACCGTCCGCTGACGGAGCACCGCCACTACGTACGCGCCACGGGCCGCCTGGCCAAGCTGCACCTGCGCGAGGGCGGCGAACTGGTGGCCCGCATCCTCGCCGTGGACGAAGAAGGGCTCGACCTCGAGGTGCCGGGCGTCAAGGGCCGCAGGCCCACGTCCCGCCGGGTCGCCTTCGACGAGATCGCCAAGGCGCGCGTGGAGATCGAATTCAGCCGCAAGGACAAGAAGGAAGAGGAGGCGTAG